Proteins co-encoded in one Corynebacterium lujinxingii genomic window:
- a CDS encoding PAC2 family protein yields the protein MYELEYPSPSVDSANPKGPALVVAMRGYADAGHAVESAADHLKAALESRTVATFSNDELIDYRSRRPTVTLAHSEITDIADLQLDMRVLRDANGKSFLLLSGPEPDLRWEAFSNAVADLVERFNVEKTICLYAAPMGAPHTRPLVVSAHGNDSDLVGSMYTFDGMVSIPGSASILIERELHGRGRNVAGYTAHVPHYVAASPYPHATFQLLQSVQDSTGLKFPLGSLEGDMRRVTQQLAEQTTNSDEIAHVVQALEEHYDQEMEEYRSRHPQAMMPGEAQMPSGEEISEAFENYLTAIEDRDRTREEQRSLPHDEATDQRLRDHFFIDPAQPEIDDAAERSRDDDNGTGDDTDRGENRSGD from the coding sequence ATGTACGAATTGGAGTACCCTTCGCCTTCCGTGGACAGCGCCAACCCGAAGGGGCCGGCGCTTGTCGTCGCCATGCGCGGCTACGCGGATGCGGGCCACGCTGTCGAGTCCGCCGCCGACCACCTCAAGGCGGCGTTGGAATCCCGCACGGTAGCGACGTTTAGCAACGACGAGTTGATCGATTACCGCTCGCGCCGTCCGACGGTGACGCTTGCGCACTCGGAAATCACTGACATCGCTGACCTGCAGCTGGATATGCGGGTGCTGAGGGACGCGAACGGCAAGTCGTTTTTGCTGTTGTCCGGCCCGGAGCCGGATCTGCGCTGGGAGGCGTTCAGCAACGCTGTGGCCGACCTCGTCGAGCGGTTCAACGTGGAGAAGACGATCTGCCTGTACGCCGCTCCGATGGGCGCGCCGCACACTCGCCCGTTGGTGGTCTCCGCACACGGCAATGATTCGGACTTGGTCGGTTCGATGTACACCTTCGATGGGATGGTGTCTATCCCGGGTTCGGCCTCGATCCTTATCGAACGCGAGCTGCACGGCCGGGGCCGGAACGTGGCGGGTTATACGGCGCACGTGCCGCACTACGTCGCGGCGTCGCCGTACCCGCATGCGACGTTCCAGCTGCTGCAATCAGTGCAAGACTCCACCGGGTTGAAGTTCCCGCTGGGCTCGCTCGAGGGCGATATGCGCCGCGTGACGCAGCAGTTGGCGGAGCAGACGACGAACTCCGACGAGATCGCCCACGTGGTCCAGGCGCTCGAAGAGCACTACGACCAGGAGATGGAGGAGTACCGCAGTCGCCACCCGCAGGCCATGATGCCGGGCGAAGCGCAGATGCCCTCTGGCGAGGAGATCAGCGAGGCGTTTGAGAATTATCTCACCGCCATCGAGGACCGTGATCGCACCCGCGAGGAGCAGCGAAGCCTCCCCCACGACGAGGCGACGGATCAGCGTCTGCGTGACCACTTCTTCATCGACCCCGCGCAGCCTGAGATCGATGATGCTGCGGAGCGTTCGCGTGACGACGACAACGGCACCGGCGATGACACCGATCGGGGCGAAAACCGCTCCGGCGATTAG
- a CDS encoding DUF4192 domain-containing protein has product MTDTQPQPQGNNPFDDAETAHPDTYTLRSPAHLIASLPGTLGYYPSETVALINLHTRPDDPDTLDVGPYFCADIGSTEQLHDMLAQLPMLNHAATFAVVISRVPESSMVARATEELRLLADEYGPVIDACWCVSEVADGTPYRLAFVNDPAAAAEWGWEDCFDAGTVASVIASPAMRPYIDNGILPELDRVDTYEHFDPFLYSDAARCDAVAPRAYRRGAELADLMHVAPLLARRDIERACELFATAPSVKVIDNDDGLVLADVFDSDADVELLASVLTRGRLRDCLILDALEHPRGASAILLTIGRNFTGAIRANALCLWAIVAVSQRLYAWAGVALRCADDEVPGHSLSNLLLHVMLAGKAEDILDVSRRGCRDTWFELGG; this is encoded by the coding sequence ATGACTGACACTCAACCACAGCCACAAGGAAACAATCCGTTCGATGACGCCGAAACGGCCCATCCCGACACCTACACACTGCGCTCGCCAGCGCACCTCATCGCATCACTGCCCGGTACGCTCGGCTACTACCCGAGCGAAACGGTGGCGCTCATCAACCTGCACACCCGGCCCGACGACCCAGACACCCTGGACGTCGGGCCCTACTTTTGTGCCGACATTGGTAGCACCGAGCAGCTGCACGACATGCTCGCACAGCTACCGATGCTCAACCACGCCGCCACCTTCGCCGTAGTCATCAGCCGAGTCCCCGAGTCCAGCATGGTCGCCCGCGCGACCGAGGAGCTGCGTTTGCTTGCCGACGAGTACGGCCCCGTCATCGACGCATGCTGGTGCGTCTCCGAGGTCGCCGACGGCACCCCGTACCGCCTGGCGTTTGTCAACGACCCTGCGGCGGCAGCCGAATGGGGATGGGAGGACTGTTTCGACGCGGGCACCGTCGCCTCAGTCATCGCCTCTCCCGCGATGCGGCCGTACATCGACAACGGAATCTTGCCGGAACTCGACCGCGTGGACACGTACGAGCACTTCGACCCGTTTCTCTACAGTGATGCAGCCCGCTGCGACGCAGTAGCACCGCGTGCCTACCGACGAGGCGCGGAACTCGCCGACCTCATGCATGTCGCGCCGTTGCTCGCACGCAGAGACATCGAGCGGGCCTGCGAACTATTCGCCACCGCCCCGAGCGTGAAAGTCATCGATAACGACGACGGCCTCGTTCTCGCGGATGTCTTCGACTCAGACGCCGATGTAGAACTCCTTGCCTCCGTACTCACGCGCGGAAGGCTGCGAGACTGCCTCATCCTCGACGCGCTCGAGCACCCCCGCGGCGCATCCGCGATCCTACTGACAATCGGACGCAACTTCACCGGCGCTATCCGCGCCAACGCGCTATGCCTGTGGGCGATCGTGGCAGTCTCGCAACGCCTCTACGCCTGGGCGGGAGTCGCGCTGCGCTGCGCGGACGACGAGGTGCCAGGCCACTCGCTATCGAACTTGCTGCTCCACGTCATGCTCGCGGGCAAAGCGGAAGACATCCTCGACGTCAGCCGCAGAGGATGCCGGGACACCTGGTTTGAACTCGGCGGTTAG